The Streptomyces kanamyceticus genome window below encodes:
- a CDS encoding class I SAM-dependent DNA methyltransferase, whose product MAARHDIDNERELWDQYANSKSVQGSVNDSPPVFCWTQYQGHGPGPEVLGQPTTALEIGCGTGRAAAFLAEQGVKVTGIDLSPVMVDGITRRWGPLGARFVCAEVLEYLRENPEPYEAIYSIFGAVWFVDPARLFPLVARRLAPGGVFAFSQPPAIPGAYGPQGMYKGGFAGRALFTYRYSYTPRKWESLLLRAGFDQAEVQVLDAPEPDHIGTLIARAVVS is encoded by the coding sequence TTGGCTGCACGGCACGACATCGACAACGAACGCGAACTCTGGGACCAGTACGCCAACAGCAAGAGCGTGCAAGGTTCCGTCAACGACTCGCCCCCGGTCTTCTGCTGGACGCAGTACCAGGGGCACGGACCGGGGCCGGAGGTGCTGGGGCAGCCAACGACCGCTCTTGAGATCGGATGCGGTACTGGTCGGGCCGCCGCGTTCCTCGCGGAGCAAGGCGTCAAGGTCACGGGCATTGATCTCTCGCCCGTCATGGTGGACGGCATCACCCGACGGTGGGGCCCGCTCGGCGCACGGTTCGTCTGCGCGGAAGTGCTGGAGTATCTGCGCGAGAACCCGGAGCCGTACGAGGCGATCTATTCGATCTTCGGGGCCGTCTGGTTCGTCGACCCCGCGCGCCTCTTCCCTCTCGTGGCGCGGCGACTCGCCCCCGGCGGGGTCTTCGCCTTCTCACAGCCCCCCGCCATCCCGGGCGCCTACGGACCACAAGGCATGTACAAGGGCGGGTTCGCGGGAAGGGCGCTGTTCACCTACCGCTACAGCTACACCCCGAGGAAGTGGGAGAGCCTCCTCCTGCGGGCTGGATTCGATCAGGCGGAAGTGCAGGTTCTCGACGCCCCCGAACCTGACCACATCGGGACGTTGATCGCTCGCGCTGTAGTGAGCTGA
- a CDS encoding flavin reductase family protein: MSRLAAGVVLVTAREPALDPDDPTAPLGEDVGMTATAFLSVSLDPPLVMVSLREGSRMDDLLAEQPHWAVSVLSESQRHIAGRFAMKGRISDRLLFEDLPYVRGAASGAPLIGGALATLECRTEQTVAAGDHTLVIGRVLTASLPSGEGSPLTYFRGRYRQLG; encoded by the coding sequence ATGTCCCGTCTCGCGGCAGGTGTGGTCCTGGTGACGGCGCGCGAGCCCGCCCTGGACCCGGACGATCCGACGGCCCCGCTCGGCGAGGACGTCGGCATGACGGCGACGGCGTTCCTGTCCGTCTCCCTCGACCCGCCGCTGGTCATGGTCAGCCTGCGCGAGGGCTCCCGGATGGACGACCTGCTCGCCGAGCAGCCCCACTGGGCGGTGTCCGTGCTCTCCGAGAGCCAGCGGCACATCGCGGGCCGCTTCGCGATGAAGGGCCGCATCAGCGACCGGCTGCTCTTCGAGGACCTCCCCTACGTACGCGGCGCGGCGTCCGGCGCCCCGCTGATCGGCGGCGCGCTGGCGACGCTGGAGTGCCGCACGGAGCAGACGGTCGCGGCGGGCGATCACACGCTGGTGATCGGCCGCGTGCTGACTGCGTCGCTGCCGAGCGGGGAGGGTTCGCCTCTGACGTACTTCCGTGGGCGCTACCGGCAGCTGGGCTGA
- a CDS encoding helix-turn-helix domain-containing protein, translated as MSTDLAPGANLAALRKERGWSQAHLAKKANISVSLLSKIEVGDRALTPAVAAAVGKPMGLSLAEVLGTSAVARRAKQPLEDLRAAIRDYDLPNRGTVEESRLSAAMGTADGYRNKADVAKLLPMLPQLLRDATTHAHTANTSEAWMVLADVYSTAYWLAARHRWMDMAELAVTRQRWAVEQQPNPLGEAVAARDRAGTYLNFGDVERGLSLVDSAITKAQGALDSTDRDIAVCILNLRGMTLAGRLKDKKEAKREAERHIRSALATAQGMSRELDVHGLTVGPQNVFTHRLATGVDLGRPREALALTDDLSAALAGMSPTRVAPTYINAARAQLDTGDRDGALANLSTAWNVAPQFARIHPMGREVFRVLSSLHRRSNAELLKLSKLSGIKV; from the coding sequence ATGAGCACTGATCTCGCCCCTGGCGCGAACCTGGCAGCGCTCCGAAAGGAACGCGGCTGGTCACAGGCGCATCTGGCCAAGAAGGCGAACATCTCAGTCTCCCTCCTGTCCAAGATCGAAGTAGGGGACCGGGCACTCACCCCGGCGGTAGCGGCTGCGGTCGGCAAGCCCATGGGACTGTCCTTGGCCGAAGTGCTGGGGACATCAGCGGTTGCGCGACGGGCGAAGCAACCGCTGGAAGACCTGCGGGCGGCCATCAGGGACTATGACCTGCCGAACCGTGGGACGGTCGAGGAGAGCAGGCTCAGCGCTGCCATGGGTACGGCGGACGGGTACCGCAACAAGGCCGATGTCGCCAAGCTGCTTCCCATGCTTCCCCAGCTGCTGAGGGACGCCACGACGCACGCGCACACCGCGAACACTTCCGAAGCGTGGATGGTGCTCGCAGATGTCTACAGCACCGCCTATTGGCTCGCCGCGCGGCATCGCTGGATGGACATGGCAGAGCTTGCCGTGACTCGGCAGCGGTGGGCGGTCGAGCAGCAGCCGAACCCGCTGGGGGAGGCTGTAGCAGCTCGGGACCGTGCAGGCACATACCTGAACTTCGGCGACGTCGAGCGCGGGCTCAGCCTGGTGGACAGCGCCATCACCAAGGCTCAGGGAGCACTCGACAGCACTGACCGCGACATTGCCGTGTGCATCCTCAACCTTCGCGGCATGACCCTGGCGGGAAGGCTCAAGGACAAGAAGGAAGCGAAGCGAGAAGCGGAGCGGCACATCAGGTCGGCCCTGGCTACTGCCCAAGGGATGAGCCGCGAACTGGACGTGCACGGCCTCACGGTTGGCCCGCAGAACGTGTTCACGCACCGGTTGGCCACCGGTGTGGATCTCGGCAGGCCGCGCGAGGCCCTGGCCTTGACGGATGACCTTTCCGCCGCCCTGGCGGGAATGTCCCCTACCCGAGTGGCACCGACGTACATCAACGCGGCACGGGCGCAGCTCGACACAGGGGACCGTGACGGGGCCCTGGCGAACCTGTCAACCGCATGGAACGTCGCTCCGCAGTTTGCCCGCATCCACCCGATGGGGCGGGAGGTGTTCCGTGTGCTGTCATCCCTGCACCGCAGGAGCAACGCGGAGCTGTTGAAACTGTCGAAGCTGTCGGGGATCAAGGTCTAG
- the arfB gene encoding alternative ribosome rescue aminoacyl-tRNA hydrolase ArfB, whose product MSGPHVIRGSVSLPEAELMWRFSRSSGPGGQHVNTSDSQVELRFDLANTDALPEVWKARALERLASRLVDGVVSVRASEHRSQWRNREMAATRLASLLAEATAPPPKPRRATKIPRGINERRLRNKKQRSDTKRGRSGQGWG is encoded by the coding sequence ATGTCCGGTCCCCATGTCATCCGCGGCTCCGTCTCCCTGCCCGAGGCCGAGCTCATGTGGCGTTTCTCGCGGTCGTCGGGGCCGGGTGGGCAGCACGTGAACACCAGCGACTCGCAGGTCGAGCTGCGGTTCGACCTCGCGAACACCGACGCGCTGCCCGAGGTGTGGAAGGCGCGCGCCCTGGAGCGCCTCGCCTCCCGGCTCGTCGACGGCGTCGTCTCCGTACGGGCCAGTGAGCACCGCTCGCAGTGGCGCAACAGGGAGATGGCGGCCACCCGGCTCGCCTCCCTCCTCGCCGAGGCGACCGCGCCGCCGCCGAAGCCGCGGCGCGCGACGAAGATTCCCCGGGGCATCAACGAACGTCGCTTGCGCAACAAGAAGCAGCGGAGTGACACCAAGCGGGGCCGCTCGGGCCAGGGCTGGGGCTAG
- a CDS encoding DUF5753 domain-containing protein has protein sequence MTTTRQGRRTWDEYLSEGTGPVQDDFLELTRTTRKSRHYCNDIIWGNLQTPDYARAVLRRVVDFHETPDDIEAGVAARTARAQFMGQENRTYHAVLGEQALRTNLGGVEVMRGQLVRLLDAFELPGLKLGVIPSRAELALFPGHCFSIFDGLSVEVETYSAELIITDKDEVALYEKAFRLLEGSALYGEEARALIEAELSAIS, from the coding sequence ATGACCACAACCAGGCAGGGGCGTCGGACTTGGGACGAGTACCTCAGCGAGGGAACCGGCCCGGTGCAGGACGACTTCTTGGAACTGACCCGCACCACGCGGAAGTCCCGCCACTACTGCAACGACATCATCTGGGGCAATCTCCAGACCCCGGACTACGCCCGAGCGGTCCTCCGACGGGTCGTCGACTTCCATGAAACCCCCGACGACATCGAGGCAGGAGTGGCAGCGCGTACCGCCCGAGCTCAGTTCATGGGGCAGGAGAACCGGACGTATCACGCGGTTCTCGGCGAGCAGGCATTGCGGACGAACCTCGGCGGTGTGGAGGTCATGCGGGGCCAGCTGGTCCGTCTGCTCGACGCCTTCGAACTGCCCGGGCTCAAGCTGGGCGTCATCCCGTCGCGCGCGGAGCTGGCACTGTTCCCCGGGCACTGCTTCTCGATCTTCGACGGCCTCTCGGTCGAGGTCGAGACGTACTCGGCGGAGCTCATCATCACGGACAAGGACGAAGTCGCCCTCTACGAGAAGGCGTTCCGGCTGCTTGAGGGTTCTGCCCTGTACGGGGAGGAGGCTCGGGCCCTGATCGAGGCCGAGCTGAGCGCGATCTCCTGA
- a CDS encoding TerD family protein, giving the protein MAVSLSKGGNVSLTKEAPGLTAVTVGLGWDVRTTTGTDFDLDASAIAVNTQGKVYSDGHFVFFNNKATPDQTIVHTGDNVTGEGEGDDEQINVNLAGLPADIEKIVFPVSIYDAENRSQNFGQVRNAFIRILNQAGGAEIARYDLSEDAATETAMVFGELYRNGAEWKFRAVGQGYASGLVGIAQDFGVNV; this is encoded by the coding sequence ATGGCAGTAAGCCTGTCCAAGGGTGGCAACGTCTCGCTCACCAAGGAGGCTCCGGGCCTGACCGCCGTCACCGTGGGCCTCGGCTGGGACGTCCGCACCACCACTGGCACCGACTTCGACCTGGACGCCTCCGCGATCGCGGTGAACACGCAGGGCAAGGTCTACTCGGACGGCCACTTCGTCTTCTTCAACAACAAGGCGACGCCGGACCAGACCATCGTCCACACCGGTGACAACGTCACGGGCGAGGGCGAGGGCGACGACGAGCAGATCAACGTGAACCTCGCGGGCCTCCCGGCCGACATCGAGAAGATCGTCTTCCCGGTCTCGATCTACGACGCCGAGAACCGCTCGCAGAACTTCGGCCAGGTCCGCAACGCGTTCATCCGCATCCTGAACCAGGCGGGTGGCGCGGAGATCGCGCGTTACGACCTCTCCGAGGACGCCGCCACCGAGACCGCCATGGTCTTCGGCGAGCTCTACCGCAACGGCGCCGAGTGGAAGTTCCGCGCCGTCGGCCAGGGCTACGCCTCGGGCCTCGTGGGCATCGCGCAGGACTTCGGCGTCAACGTCTAG